Proteins found in one Synechococcus sp. LA31 genomic segment:
- a CDS encoding FAD-binding protein, whose amino-acid sequence MVSLFGSVMPSKVWNPGELGYERVLHDLFNGDAAAMEPSRIIQPRNEEDVASAVERARSEGLQLRVRSGGHSRFCSGDGVLMLDLAAHFRAVSLHADLVTIQGGTSMGEVLRCLAPYGRMIPVGTHDSPGFGLLTMGGLGHLCRSFGLTLDNIVALRGVDGTGQQFCLNETDQQSAAWRYLRGAAPFLAVVTEVTLRTHPRNPLRVNRQLLSLVDLPQALTDAETMPRHISCSFVLGVQPDQVQPVVMRYEVMEHQHWQQQAQLSQLEALEWQDQVAGLEDLPGFSIPYGNGTLPPEIPPDPDRHRRLRSWIYTVSISPGQISVLAPLLQSAICKAPNPLCRIDLQHSGGAVRQPLMGRNAYRGREAEWSIVVSSFWAAGDGSAERASRIWADGVFDALEAIACHVYLVERHPGTCRYSRELELAYGSDLSAIRELKRQWDPDSILPSL is encoded by the coding sequence GTGGTCTCTCTTTTTGGATCTGTGATGCCGTCTAAAGTCTGGAACCCCGGTGAATTGGGGTACGAGCGCGTGCTCCACGATCTGTTCAATGGTGATGCTGCTGCCATGGAGCCATCCCGCATCATCCAGCCGCGCAATGAAGAAGACGTGGCCTCGGCGGTGGAGCGTGCCCGATCGGAAGGTTTGCAGCTCAGGGTGCGCAGCGGTGGTCACAGCCGTTTCTGCAGCGGGGATGGTGTACTGATGCTCGATCTTGCTGCTCACTTCCGGGCTGTTTCGCTTCACGCTGACCTGGTCACCATTCAAGGTGGTACGAGCATGGGAGAGGTGCTGCGCTGCCTTGCCCCCTACGGTCGAATGATTCCGGTGGGCACTCACGACTCTCCAGGATTCGGGTTGTTGACCATGGGTGGTCTCGGTCATCTCTGCCGGAGCTTTGGCCTCACGCTGGACAACATCGTGGCCCTGCGAGGTGTCGATGGCACCGGGCAGCAATTTTGCCTGAATGAGACTGATCAGCAGTCTGCAGCGTGGCGTTATCTGCGCGGTGCGGCGCCCTTTCTGGCGGTTGTCACTGAGGTGACCTTGCGAACCCATCCTCGCAACCCATTACGGGTGAATCGACAGCTCTTGTCCCTGGTGGACCTACCCCAGGCGTTAACGGATGCAGAGACAATGCCACGTCATATCTCCTGTTCGTTTGTGTTGGGGGTACAACCAGATCAGGTTCAACCTGTTGTGATGCGTTACGAGGTGATGGAACATCAGCACTGGCAACAGCAGGCACAGCTTAGTCAACTTGAGGCACTCGAATGGCAAGACCAGGTTGCAGGTCTTGAGGATTTGCCGGGCTTCTCTATCCCATACGGCAATGGAACCCTCCCGCCGGAGATTCCACCGGATCCCGACCGGCATCGCAGACTGCGTTCGTGGATCTACACCGTCAGCATTTCACCAGGCCAGATTTCCGTTCTTGCCCCGTTGCTGCAAAGCGCTATTTGCAAAGCACCCAATCCGCTCTGTCGCATCGATTTGCAGCACAGCGGCGGCGCAGTGAGGCAGCCCCTTATGGGACGCAACGCCTACCGAGGCCGGGAGGCGGAATGGTCAATTGTGGTGTCGAGCTTCTGGGCTGCAGGTGATGGATCTGCAGAGCGGGCATCCCGCATCTGGGCGGATGGTGTGTTTGATGCACTTGAGGCCATCGCCTGTCACGTCTACTTGGTGGAACGCCATCCTGGAACCTGTCGCTACAGCCGCGAATTGGAACTTGCTTATGGCTCTGATCTCAGTGCAATACGGGAGCTCAAGAGGCAGTGGGATCCGGATTCAATCTTGCCGTCTTTGTAG
- a CDS encoding nucleoside deaminase, with translation MTSEQDQGLMREAIRLMREAGVVNKTGGPFGAVIAKNGKVIASAGNSVVRDLDPSAHAEVNAIRAACKALGTWDLSGCVMYTSCECCPMCYATAYWAGIRKVFYAAAWSDYSDLFSDQAINEDMQKSKDQREIHLTQILQAEATAVWKEFRLLPDGARY, from the coding sequence ATGACATCAGAACAGGATCAAGGCCTGATGAGAGAAGCCATTCGATTGATGCGCGAGGCGGGTGTTGTCAACAAAACAGGCGGTCCATTCGGAGCCGTGATTGCGAAGAATGGCAAGGTTATCGCTTCTGCTGGCAATAGCGTTGTGCGCGATCTTGACCCTAGTGCTCATGCGGAGGTGAATGCTATCCGTGCAGCTTGCAAAGCGCTTGGCACCTGGGATCTGAGTGGCTGTGTGATGTATACCAGCTGCGAATGCTGTCCGATGTGCTACGCCACTGCTTATTGGGCGGGCATTCGCAAGGTGTTTTATGCAGCAGCATGGTCAGATTATTCTGATCTGTTTTCTGATCAGGCAATTAACGAAGACATGCAGAAATCCAAAGATCAACGCGAGATTCATTTGACGCAGATACTCCAGGCTGAAGCCACTGCGGTTTGGAAAGAATTCCGCCTATTACCCGATGGAGCTCGCTACTAA
- the rpsR gene encoding 30S ribosomal protein S18 has product MASSFFKKRLSPIKPGDPIDYKDVDLLKKFITERGKILPRRLTGLTAKQQRDLTNAVKRARIVALLPFVNPEG; this is encoded by the coding sequence ATGGCTAGCTCCTTCTTCAAGAAGCGTCTGTCGCCGATCAAGCCCGGTGATCCGATCGACTACAAGGATGTCGATCTGCTCAAGAAATTCATCACCGAGCGCGGCAAGATCCTTCCCCGTCGTCTCACCGGCCTCACTGCCAAGCAGCAGCGCGACCTCACCAATGCGGTGAAGCGTGCCCGCATCGTGGCTCTGCTGCCCTTCGTTAACCCCGAGGGCTGA
- a CDS encoding allophycocyanin subunit alpha-B, translating to MSVVRDLILQADDQLRYPTGGELRSMVDFLTTGASRMAVVRALTDNEKKIVDEAAKQLFSRKPEYVAPGGNAYGQKQRAQCLRDFGWYLRLVTYGVLAGSTEMIQKIGLEGAREMYNSLGVPMPGMVESMRCLKQASLVLLNSDDAALASPYFDFLIQGMQTPC from the coding sequence ATGAGCGTCGTACGCGATCTGATCCTGCAGGCAGACGATCAGCTCCGCTATCCCACCGGCGGTGAGCTTCGCTCGATGGTGGATTTCCTCACCACCGGCGCTAGCCGCATGGCGGTGGTGAGGGCCCTCACCGACAACGAGAAAAAGATCGTTGACGAAGCGGCCAAACAGCTGTTCAGCCGCAAGCCTGAATACGTCGCCCCCGGCGGCAATGCCTACGGTCAGAAGCAGCGCGCCCAGTGCCTGCGTGATTTCGGCTGGTACCTGCGCCTGGTGACCTACGGCGTGCTCGCCGGCAGCACCGAGATGATCCAAAAAATCGGCCTGGAAGGCGCACGCGAGATGTACAACAGCCTCGGCGTGCCCATGCCTGGCATGGTGGAATCCATGCGCTGCCTGAAGCAGGCTTCCCTCGTGCTGCTCAATAGCGACGATGCAGCCCTGGCATCCCCCTACTTCGACTTTCTGATTCAGGGCATGCAGACCCCCTGCTGA
- the rpmG gene encoding 50S ribosomal protein L33, protein MAKNKGVRIVITLECTECRSNPAKRSPGVSRYTTQKNRRNTTERIELKKFCPHCNASTVHKEIK, encoded by the coding sequence ATGGCTAAGAACAAGGGCGTCCGGATCGTGATCACTCTCGAGTGCACCGAATGCCGGTCCAACCCCGCCAAGCGGTCTCCTGGTGTGTCCCGTTACACCACCCAGAAGAACCGCCGCAACACCACTGAACGGATCGAACTGAAGAAGTTTTGCCCGCACTGCAACGCGTCGACGGTCCACAAAGAGATCAAGTGA
- the pheT gene encoding phenylalanine--tRNA ligase subunit beta, which yields MRVSLQWLQELVACTLPVEELAERLSVAGFEVEEIEDLAARAAGVVVGHVQSREPHPNADKLSVCTVAIGADEPLQIVCGAKNVRAGIHVAVATVGSYLPAVDLTIKPAELRGVASSGMICSLSELGLADSSDGIVILDEALASVPALGTPVGPMFGLDDQVLELAITANRPDGLSMQGIAREVAALSGAALNLPAAAPAIPVQPLPVSASVQERIEAGGLFSVTALNNLQVGPSPQWLQSRLERAGLRPINNVVDITNLVMLEFGQPLHAFDAAKLAALSGGQADPSRLDLRSGHSGEAFKALDASEHSLSDEAWVVSYADQPVALAGVIGGDNSCVDSSTTSIWLEAAMFAPQTVRRSARSVGLRTDASSRFEKGLPREVTLNAADRAVQLLQDLCGAQVEGRWGHERSEAPRPALQLRSDALHNLLGPVVDASGEEGDLPNAEIEQILTALGCQLRPDDEGWQVQVPPSRAMDLQREVDLIEEVARLVGYDRFASHLPDPTEPGGLSDAQQAERRLRRMLVDAGLQETCSLSLGPAESDRPGADPQRRVALANPLLADYSHLRDSLVDELLQAAQRNLQAGRSGFWAFELGNVFDATAADGGQRLQLAGVICGSRQAELWSSSGKPQALDYFQARGVLQQPLDSLKLPVEDRRLSDEPLLHPGRAAQLAVEGRPGGWFGQVHPELAERYDLPAATYLFQLEMAQLLSAATRRNRWQPAFASFATVPASERDLALVVPATTASGQLLQAIRKAGKPLLEQAELVDRYEGEQVAAGSCSQAFRLRYRDAKRTLTDTEVDGAHEKIRAALEKQFGAQLRG from the coding sequence ATGCGGGTCTCGCTCCAATGGCTGCAGGAGCTGGTGGCCTGCACGTTGCCGGTTGAGGAGCTCGCCGAACGGTTATCGGTGGCTGGCTTTGAAGTGGAGGAGATCGAGGATCTCGCCGCCCGAGCCGCTGGTGTGGTGGTGGGCCATGTGCAAAGCCGTGAACCGCATCCCAACGCCGACAAGTTGAGCGTTTGCACGGTGGCGATCGGCGCCGATGAACCGCTGCAGATTGTCTGTGGTGCCAAGAATGTGCGCGCTGGCATTCATGTGGCCGTCGCCACGGTGGGGTCGTACCTGCCGGCGGTTGATCTCACGATCAAACCTGCTGAGCTGCGTGGCGTGGCCAGCAGCGGCATGATCTGCTCCCTCTCCGAGCTGGGTCTAGCCGACAGCTCCGATGGGATCGTGATCCTCGATGAGGCCCTCGCCAGCGTGCCCGCCTTGGGCACTCCCGTTGGCCCGATGTTTGGGCTCGACGATCAAGTGCTCGAGCTGGCGATCACCGCCAACCGACCCGATGGCCTGTCGATGCAGGGCATCGCCCGTGAGGTGGCCGCCCTCAGCGGAGCGGCCCTAAACCTTCCCGCTGCGGCTCCGGCCATTCCAGTGCAACCACTGCCGGTCAGCGCATCGGTGCAGGAACGCATCGAAGCCGGCGGGTTGTTCAGCGTTACGGCGCTCAACAACCTCCAGGTGGGCCCCTCACCCCAGTGGTTGCAAAGCCGCTTGGAGCGCGCGGGCCTACGGCCCATCAACAACGTGGTGGACATCACCAATCTGGTGATGCTGGAGTTTGGCCAGCCATTGCATGCGTTTGATGCCGCCAAGTTGGCGGCTCTCAGTGGAGGCCAGGCCGATCCCTCGCGCCTGGATCTGCGCAGCGGCCACAGCGGAGAGGCCTTCAAGGCTCTTGACGCCAGCGAGCACAGCCTCAGTGATGAAGCTTGGGTGGTGAGCTACGCCGACCAGCCTGTGGCTCTGGCCGGCGTGATCGGTGGCGACAACAGCTGCGTGGATTCCTCCACCACCAGCATCTGGCTCGAGGCGGCGATGTTCGCCCCGCAAACGGTGCGCCGTAGCGCCCGCAGCGTGGGTCTGCGCACCGATGCCAGCAGCCGCTTTGAAAAGGGCCTTCCGCGTGAGGTGACCCTCAACGCAGCCGATCGGGCCGTGCAACTGCTGCAAGACCTTTGCGGTGCCCAGGTGGAGGGTCGCTGGGGGCATGAGCGCAGCGAAGCACCACGCCCAGCCCTGCAGCTCCGCAGCGACGCCCTGCACAACCTGCTGGGTCCGGTGGTGGATGCCAGTGGTGAGGAAGGAGACCTGCCCAACGCCGAGATCGAGCAGATCCTCACCGCCCTGGGCTGCCAGCTCCGCCCAGACGACGAGGGCTGGCAGGTTCAGGTGCCTCCCTCACGCGCCATGGATCTGCAGCGGGAAGTGGATCTGATTGAAGAAGTGGCGCGCCTGGTGGGCTACGACCGCTTTGCCAGTCATCTGCCCGATCCAACCGAACCCGGCGGTCTGAGCGACGCGCAGCAAGCCGAGCGTCGGCTGCGCCGGATGCTCGTGGATGCAGGCCTGCAGGAAACCTGCAGCCTCTCGCTCGGCCCGGCCGAATCAGATCGCCCTGGTGCGGATCCGCAGCGGCGCGTGGCGCTGGCGAACCCTCTGCTCGCCGATTACAGCCACCTGCGCGACAGCCTGGTGGATGAGCTGCTCCAGGCCGCACAACGCAATCTGCAGGCTGGTCGCAGTGGCTTCTGGGCGTTCGAGCTGGGCAACGTGTTTGATGCCACGGCCGCTGATGGCGGTCAGCGCCTGCAGCTAGCGGGTGTGATCTGCGGATCGCGCCAGGCTGAACTGTGGAGCAGCAGCGGGAAACCACAGGCGCTGGATTACTTCCAGGCGCGCGGTGTGCTGCAACAGCCCTTGGACAGTCTCAAGTTGCCTGTGGAGGATCGCCGCCTCAGCGATGAGCCGCTGTTGCATCCCGGCCGTGCCGCCCAGCTCGCGGTGGAAGGGCGGCCGGGCGGTTGGTTCGGCCAGGTGCATCCCGAACTGGCTGAGCGCTACGACCTGCCCGCTGCCACCTACCTGTTCCAACTGGAGATGGCGCAACTGCTCAGCGCTGCCACCCGCCGCAACCGCTGGCAGCCGGCCTTCGCCTCCTTCGCCACGGTGCCAGCCTCCGAACGCGATCTGGCGCTGGTGGTGCCTGCGACAACCGCCAGCGGTCAGTTACTGCAAGCGATCCGCAAGGCCGGTAAGCCCCTGCTCGAGCAGGCTGAACTGGTCGACCGCTACGAGGGTGAACAGGTGGCAGCAGGCAGCTGCAGCCAGGCCTTCCGCCTGCGTTACCGCGATGCCAAGCGCACCCTCACCGACACGGAAGTGGATGGCGCCCACGAGAAGATCCGTGCGGCGTTGGAGAAGCAGTTCGGAGCCCAGCTGCGGGGCTGA
- the rlmD gene encoding 23S rRNA (uracil(1939)-C(5))-methyltransferase RlmD produces MHPRARAMATKTALRLGQTFEVTIYGLGHDGQGVGRFEELVVFVPGALPGERVLARLRRQAKRHLEADLVGVEDPAPERRKPACILVERCGGCSLQHCSDPAQAELKTDLVRQALQRLAHLNLDVLPILQAASPLGYRNRALIPLERSPEGQLRAGYYRRGSHKIVNMNRCPVLDPRIDALIQPIKADLEATRWPVDVNLSQGGGLRHLALRVGHHSGEVLITLVSSHNNLPGLEALAHQWQQRWPEVVGVNLNIQPKANNVVLGPDTFQVSGRSWLLESFAGHALHIGADTFFQVNTAQAERLVPLLVAFFSEQPDSQVLEAYCGIGTFSLPLAAAGLDVLGLELQQASVDQARANAERNELPKARFEQADVLASLAVHLAWAESLLVDPPRKGLAPEVMDAILKAPPKRIAYISCNPATLARDLGLLSAAGYRIRPIQPVDFFPQTSHVECVALLERD; encoded by the coding sequence ATGCATCCACGGGCGCGTGCCATGGCCACCAAAACAGCACTGCGGCTTGGTCAAACCTTCGAAGTCACGATTTATGGCCTGGGCCATGACGGCCAAGGTGTCGGTCGCTTCGAGGAGTTGGTGGTGTTTGTGCCCGGCGCCCTGCCAGGGGAACGGGTGCTAGCCCGGCTGCGCCGCCAGGCCAAGCGGCATCTGGAAGCAGACCTGGTGGGCGTTGAAGATCCTGCCCCTGAGCGGCGTAAGCCGGCTTGCATCCTGGTGGAGCGTTGCGGGGGTTGCTCGCTCCAGCACTGCAGTGATCCGGCCCAGGCTGAGCTGAAAACAGATCTGGTGCGCCAGGCTTTGCAACGCCTCGCGCATCTGAACCTGGATGTGTTGCCGATCCTCCAGGCAGCGAGTCCGCTGGGATACCGCAATCGTGCCTTGATCCCGCTCGAGCGCAGCCCGGAAGGCCAATTGCGAGCCGGTTATTACCGCCGCGGCAGCCACAAGATCGTGAACATGAACCGCTGCCCGGTGCTCGATCCACGGATCGATGCTCTGATTCAACCGATCAAGGCCGATCTGGAGGCCACCCGCTGGCCAGTAGATGTGAATCTGAGCCAGGGCGGCGGCTTGCGCCACCTGGCACTACGGGTGGGCCACCACAGCGGCGAGGTGTTGATCACCTTGGTGAGCAGCCACAACAACCTGCCGGGGTTGGAAGCTCTGGCTCATCAGTGGCAACAACGCTGGCCGGAGGTGGTGGGCGTGAACCTCAACATCCAGCCGAAGGCCAACAATGTGGTGCTGGGCCCGGACACGTTTCAGGTGAGCGGACGCTCCTGGCTGCTGGAGAGCTTCGCCGGCCATGCGTTGCACATCGGCGCTGATACGTTTTTCCAAGTGAACACCGCCCAGGCGGAGCGGCTGGTTCCGCTGCTGGTGGCGTTTTTCTCGGAGCAACCCGATAGCCAGGTGCTCGAGGCCTATTGCGGTATTGGCACTTTTTCCTTGCCGCTCGCCGCTGCGGGCCTTGATGTCTTGGGCCTGGAGCTGCAACAGGCCTCAGTGGATCAAGCACGTGCCAATGCTGAGCGCAACGAGCTGCCCAAGGCGCGTTTTGAGCAAGCCGATGTACTGGCTTCCCTGGCGGTGCATTTGGCCTGGGCGGAATCCTTGCTGGTGGATCCGCCGCGCAAGGGCCTGGCACCGGAGGTGATGGACGCAATCCTGAAGGCGCCCCCTAAACGCATTGCCTACATCAGCTGCAATCCAGCCACGCTGGCGCGGGATCTGGGCCTACTGAGTGCGGCGGGATACCGGATCCGGCCAATCCAGCCGGTGGATTTCTTCCCGCAAACGAGCCACGTGGAATGCGTGGCCCTGCTGGAGCGCGACTGA
- a CDS encoding J domain-containing protein encodes MADSGSDKRRITLELSEDLLSWIDSLKSQMGFRNRGLIVDQLLRELLPQQDDADSDPIANESETATADEGSAYASLDLAAERFSPDPGELDETRAIVLIGSTLVSLQDQDRDSDKTVKTGLGSPVAAGGIQLPGFVRRQARAVKRSLAEQATPTPDDRGSDLALIAPETVNDALHRAQEHWLEVYGQPPGDAVDDAALSWLARDIWPQSDHSDARPFTWGLAQQVLLSLAPSWPVGEPSLARVITAAGILEDPFSGSSLPVRVPTLITRFVQRQRSRNKRTTSFEAIDQSMTVHGALRLLQLPTIADRPYTLKEIRDAYRGQAQSQHPDAGGSADAMRRLNEAYQFLKERYRRAG; translated from the coding sequence GTGGCGGATAGCGGTTCCGACAAACGGCGGATCACCCTGGAGCTCAGCGAAGACCTGCTGAGCTGGATCGATAGCCTCAAATCTCAGATGGGCTTTCGCAACCGCGGCCTGATCGTGGATCAGCTGTTGCGCGAGCTCCTGCCGCAACAGGATGATGCCGATTCAGATCCGATCGCCAACGAGTCTGAGACCGCCACAGCAGATGAGGGCAGTGCGTACGCGTCGCTCGATCTCGCCGCAGAGCGCTTCAGCCCAGACCCTGGAGAGCTCGACGAGACGCGGGCCATTGTTCTGATCGGTTCCACCCTTGTCTCGCTACAAGACCAGGACCGGGACTCGGATAAGACAGTTAAGACAGGGCTGGGTTCACCCGTGGCCGCTGGGGGGATTCAGCTGCCTGGTTTTGTGCGACGACAGGCCCGCGCGGTCAAGCGGAGCCTTGCTGAGCAGGCGACGCCAACGCCAGATGACCGCGGCTCCGACCTGGCCTTGATTGCTCCAGAAACGGTGAACGATGCCTTGCACCGTGCACAGGAGCATTGGCTAGAGGTTTACGGGCAGCCACCTGGCGACGCTGTCGACGATGCGGCGTTGAGCTGGCTCGCGCGCGACATCTGGCCGCAATCGGATCACAGTGATGCCCGGCCCTTCACCTGGGGACTAGCCCAACAAGTGCTGCTCTCCTTGGCACCGAGCTGGCCTGTGGGTGAACCCAGCCTCGCGCGCGTGATCACGGCCGCCGGAATTCTGGAAGACCCATTCAGCGGCAGCAGCCTGCCCGTCAGGGTGCCGACGTTGATCACCCGCTTTGTTCAGCGACAGCGCAGCCGCAACAAACGAACCACCTCATTTGAGGCCATCGACCAGTCGATGACGGTGCATGGAGCCTTGCGGCTCTTGCAACTACCCACGATCGCGGATCGCCCCTACACCCTTAAGGAAATCCGCGATGCCTATCGAGGGCAAGCGCAGAGCCAGCATCCAGATGCAGGTGGCTCAGCCGATGCCATGCGTCGCCTCAATGAGGCCTATCAATTCCTGAAGGAGCGCTACCGGCGAGCAGGCTAG
- a CDS encoding ribonuclease catalytic domain-containing protein, with the protein MQGSKVRLRIGFDAKSSVVPQRQLELICPLPSGTDAPQRLGASPWALKPEDLNDAGLTRRSWGATWLLLLESTETLEIRDFADLACGGTEPAQLASCWLKLVGPQQWFRFKQGQIQARSAAELKPLRRDRRLKQLQEQRQQQWQQLLRARQPVSFDRLPPEQQQRLEALKQLAAGALELDQLEPELRQSLTALHLAQDRGDLRHLLVDLGQWDRHHLVSMADTTWSLGFSAELEAEAERVLALQDQELPGDSGRLDLTGQRCVTVDDDDTRDIDDGLALERRPDGSLRLWIHVADPGRLVPVDSPLDLEARRRGSSLYLASGNLPMFPLALTTGPFSLRAGIRSAAWSTWVDLDAEGDIAAYGIVRSWVKPTYRLSYSDADDLIDLAPPQERDLADLDQLLNRRRQWRVRQGALLMDLPEGRIRSKGGEPVLEVSEPSPSRAMVAEAMILAGAIAARFGVEHGLALPFRSQLPAELPPKAELDALPDGAVRFAAIKRCLSRGLMGTQASPHFSLGLPAYAQATSPIRRYGDLVVQRQILAQLSGDTPMGEDALQDLLNSFDGAVREGIGISREDQRHWQQVWFEAHKSSQWRADFLRWLRPQDRLGLVRIDDLAMDLAAECPQNAQPGEALLLRVQQVDSLRDQLKLVASAS; encoded by the coding sequence GTGCAGGGCAGCAAAGTGCGCTTGCGCATTGGCTTCGACGCCAAATCATCCGTTGTGCCTCAGCGTCAGCTGGAGCTCATTTGCCCCCTGCCCTCCGGTACCGATGCACCGCAGCGGTTGGGGGCTTCGCCTTGGGCGCTCAAGCCCGAAGACCTGAACGACGCAGGTCTCACAAGGCGCAGCTGGGGCGCAACCTGGCTCCTGCTTCTTGAATCAACCGAGACGCTTGAGATTCGAGATTTTGCTGATCTGGCGTGTGGCGGCACCGAGCCAGCCCAATTGGCGAGCTGCTGGTTGAAGCTTGTTGGGCCTCAGCAGTGGTTTCGGTTCAAGCAGGGTCAGATCCAGGCCCGCAGCGCCGCAGAGCTGAAACCGCTGCGCCGCGATCGGCGTCTCAAACAGCTGCAAGAGCAACGTCAACAGCAGTGGCAGCAGTTGCTCCGCGCTCGGCAGCCCGTGAGTTTCGATCGTTTGCCACCCGAGCAGCAGCAGCGGCTCGAGGCCCTGAAGCAACTGGCGGCCGGTGCCTTGGAGCTCGATCAACTTGAACCGGAGCTGCGCCAGAGCCTCACCGCTCTCCATCTCGCTCAGGACCGCGGCGATCTCCGACATCTCTTGGTGGATCTCGGTCAATGGGATCGCCACCACTTGGTGTCGATGGCCGACACCACTTGGAGCCTCGGTTTCAGTGCAGAGCTCGAGGCCGAGGCCGAACGGGTGCTCGCTTTACAGGATCAAGAGCTTCCGGGCGACTCTGGCCGCCTTGATCTCACGGGCCAGCGCTGCGTCACGGTTGACGATGACGACACCCGCGACATCGACGATGGCCTGGCCCTAGAGCGCCGGCCAGACGGCAGCCTGAGGTTGTGGATTCATGTGGCCGATCCAGGTCGTTTGGTGCCCGTGGATTCGCCGCTCGATCTGGAGGCGCGCCGCCGCGGCAGCAGCCTGTATCTGGCCAGCGGAAACCTACCAATGTTTCCGCTGGCCCTCACCACAGGCCCCTTCAGCCTGAGGGCCGGTATCCGCAGTGCCGCCTGGAGCACCTGGGTGGATCTCGATGCGGAGGGCGACATCGCGGCCTACGGCATCGTGCGCAGCTGGGTGAAGCCCACCTACCGGTTGAGCTACAGCGATGCCGATGACTTGATCGATCTGGCGCCGCCGCAAGAGCGCGATCTTGCCGATCTCGATCAGCTGCTGAATCGCCGTCGCCAATGGCGAGTCCGCCAGGGAGCGCTGCTGATGGATCTCCCGGAAGGGCGCATCCGCAGCAAAGGTGGCGAGCCCGTGCTCGAGGTCAGCGAGCCCAGCCCATCCCGCGCCATGGTGGCTGAGGCGATGATCCTGGCTGGTGCGATCGCAGCGCGGTTCGGCGTTGAGCATGGCCTAGCGCTGCCCTTCCGCAGCCAGTTGCCGGCCGAGCTGCCACCGAAAGCAGAGCTCGACGCGCTGCCCGATGGTGCCGTGCGCTTTGCGGCGATCAAGCGCTGCCTCAGCCGCGGGTTGATGGGAACCCAGGCTTCACCCCACTTCAGCCTCGGGCTTCCTGCTTACGCCCAGGCCACCTCGCCAATCCGGCGCTACGGCGATCTGGTGGTGCAGCGCCAGATTCTGGCTCAGCTCAGTGGCGACACTCCCATGGGCGAAGACGCATTACAGGATCTGCTCAACAGCTTTGATGGAGCAGTGCGCGAGGGCATCGGCATCTCCCGCGAAGACCAGCGCCACTGGCAGCAGGTGTGGTTTGAAGCCCACAAAAGCAGCCAATGGCGTGCTGACTTCCTGCGCTGGCTTCGTCCCCAAGACCGGCTCGGCCTGGTGCGGATCGATGATCTGGCCATGGACCTGGCGGCTGAATGCCCGCAGAACGCCCAGCCAGGAGAGGCGTTGCTGCTGCGTGTTCAACAGGTGGACTCACTACGGGATCAGCTCAAGCTTGTGGCCTCAGCCAGCTGA